The Sediminispirochaeta smaragdinae DSM 11293 genome has a segment encoding these proteins:
- the hydE gene encoding [FeFe] hydrogenase H-cluster radical SAM maturase HydE, translated as MMHTSIDVSAADFAQEEYIHTLRHGAIPSEKALRAILSIPYREKALVDQVRYRAMEVMEREVGNLVYYRGIVEFSNICTQNCRYCGIRRSNTHVSSRYLLDEEEIVESALWCAERGYGSVVLQSGERRDEAFIELVERIVKTIKERSRSTELPDGVGITLSVGEQTLETYRRFYNAGAHRYLLRIETSNPELFSAIHPPEQRFETRLQALHDLRKAGFQVGTGVMIGIPGQSIDMLARDILFFREIDVDMIGMGPYITHPDTPMAVQGMMEKEALLHLSLLMIAATRLALPDANIAATTALQALVPDGRERGLRFGANVTMPNITPLRVREAYRLYENKPCMNERKEACEACLAGRIASTGRSVGLNAWGDSPRFFKRKFPRE; from the coding sequence ATGATGCACACATCGATTGACGTCTCCGCCGCGGATTTCGCACAAGAAGAATACATACATACGCTTCGTCATGGAGCCATACCCAGCGAAAAAGCGCTTCGGGCAATTCTCTCTATCCCTTATCGTGAAAAGGCCCTGGTGGATCAGGTTCGATATAGGGCAATGGAGGTGATGGAACGAGAGGTTGGGAACCTCGTCTACTACCGAGGCATTGTAGAATTCTCAAACATATGCACCCAGAATTGTCGCTACTGCGGCATACGCAGAAGTAATACCCATGTCTCCAGCCGCTACCTTCTCGATGAGGAGGAGATCGTCGAATCGGCCCTCTGGTGTGCGGAAAGGGGTTACGGATCGGTGGTACTCCAGTCCGGAGAGAGGAGAGACGAAGCCTTCATCGAGCTTGTGGAAAGAATCGTCAAGACCATAAAGGAACGTTCCCGCAGTACGGAACTTCCGGACGGAGTGGGCATTACCCTAAGTGTGGGGGAGCAAACCCTTGAGACCTATCGCCGATTCTACAATGCGGGAGCGCATCGATATCTTTTGAGAATCGAAACCAGCAACCCCGAGCTCTTTTCGGCCATCCATCCCCCTGAACAGCGTTTTGAGACCCGGCTCCAGGCTCTGCACGACCTGCGGAAGGCTGGCTTTCAGGTTGGCACCGGGGTGATGATAGGCATTCCCGGCCAGAGCATCGATATGCTCGCACGCGATATCCTCTTTTTCCGGGAAATCGATGTTGATATGATCGGCATGGGGCCGTATATTACCCATCCGGATACGCCCATGGCAGTACAGGGAATGATGGAGAAGGAAGCGTTGCTGCATCTTTCGCTCCTTATGATTGCGGCAACACGGCTTGCATTGCCCGATGCAAATATTGCCGCAACCACCGCTCTTCAGGCCCTTGTGCCGGACGGAAGAGAACGGGGCCTTCGCTTCGGGGCAAACGTAACCATGCCCAATATTACCCCCCTTCGCGTACGGGAGGCCTACAGGCTCTACGAGAATAAGCCGTGCATGAACGAACGAAAAGAGGCATGTGAGGCCTGTCTTGCGGGGCGCATTGCATCTACGGGAAGAAGCGTTGGCCTTAATGCATGGGGAGATTCACCTCGTTTTTTCAAAAGGAAATTCCCTAGAGAGTGA
- a CDS encoding histidine kinase dimerization/phosphoacceptor domain -containing protein, with product MNEPNYNKKYMVKRIFASSFRKLLLLIVAIALIPSLAIIIFTGIEYGSVLEQEVRAKAVRQVETLAMVQNTIMETVHHTLSTLALLPAFTEGEKGRQERILRQVLEENPEYVNITVTDTTGIVTVSAKLEPGTDLSERDHIQRAIGGESFTAGEFIIAQINNEAAFPFAVPIKDNEGNIIGVLSAIYRLSTYREFFKSFDLPEESFLGITDRYGIRIFFYPEKSTNPIGKPIKADIWKIIGSGSESGTMVMTGSDGMSRYYAFRRIKTEEGKEPYLNIVIGIPEQSARHPATRILIRNLLLMAVVAIFSMIMAAFIGYVTIGSKLLRMAKTVTDIRNGKLSARTHLEEDSEIGMVSKAIDGMAEALEERNDERDRNEKKLSEAIEEREMLLREVHHRVKNNLQLILSIIHLEKENSRDIETFSRQIEHRIRAMSSIHEMMYQSHSLKAIDMRSFLERLSILGGYSYDNVTIKVDAVSCPLSLERAITISLITNELIINSVKYGKDINGHVNINITFFVEAEKAMLIISDRGLGFSDTFDPHKSTSLGMQLILTLVAQIGGEIDISNSNGAVVTILFPLEE from the coding sequence ATGAACGAACCGAACTATAATAAAAAATATATGGTGAAACGAATATTTGCTTCATCCTTTAGGAAGTTGCTTTTACTCATCGTCGCGATTGCATTGATCCCCTCTCTTGCCATCATTATCTTTACCGGAATCGAATATGGATCTGTCCTTGAACAAGAGGTGCGGGCAAAAGCGGTGCGGCAAGTAGAAACCCTGGCAATGGTTCAGAATACCATAATGGAAACCGTCCATCACACACTATCGACCCTTGCACTCCTTCCGGCATTTACGGAAGGAGAAAAGGGCAGGCAGGAACGTATTCTCAGGCAGGTCCTCGAAGAAAATCCGGAATATGTCAACATCACCGTGACAGACACAACGGGTATTGTGACCGTGTCCGCAAAGCTCGAGCCTGGGACCGATCTTAGCGAAAGGGACCACATACAACGGGCTATTGGTGGAGAAAGTTTTACCGCCGGAGAATTTATCATCGCCCAAATAAACAATGAAGCGGCCTTTCCTTTTGCCGTACCGATCAAGGACAATGAAGGAAATATCATAGGAGTACTCTCCGCAATCTATCGTCTCAGTACCTATCGTGAATTTTTCAAGAGTTTCGACCTGCCGGAAGAATCTTTTCTTGGTATTACCGACCGATACGGGATTCGCATATTTTTCTATCCCGAAAAATCAACCAATCCCATTGGGAAACCAATTAAAGCCGATATATGGAAGATTATCGGCTCTGGCAGTGAATCAGGCACAATGGTAATGACGGGATCCGATGGCATGAGCAGGTATTATGCATTTCGGCGTATCAAGACCGAAGAGGGAAAGGAACCCTACCTGAATATTGTCATCGGCATACCGGAACAAAGCGCCCGTCATCCTGCCACAAGGATACTGATACGCAACCTGCTCCTTATGGCAGTCGTCGCAATCTTCAGCATGATCATGGCTGCTTTTATCGGCTATGTTACCATAGGCTCAAAATTGCTGCGCATGGCAAAAACAGTTACCGATATAAGAAACGGAAAGCTGTCTGCAAGGACGCACCTTGAAGAGGACTCGGAAATCGGTATGGTATCCAAAGCGATTGATGGCATGGCCGAAGCCCTAGAAGAGCGAAACGACGAACGAGATCGAAACGAAAAGAAGCTTTCCGAGGCGATCGAAGAACGGGAAATGCTGCTGAGGGAGGTACATCACCGAGTCAAAAACAACCTCCAACTCATTCTTAGCATCATTCATCTTGAAAAAGAGAACAGCAGAGATATCGAAACCTTTTCCCGGCAAATAGAGCACCGTATCAGGGCAATGTCCAGTATACATGAGATGATGTACCAGTCTCATTCTCTTAAGGCAATCGACATGCGTTCATTTCTCGAACGGCTTTCGATCCTCGGCGGTTATTCATACGATAACGTAACAATCAAAGTAGATGCAGTGTCCTGCCCCCTTTCTCTCGAAAGGGCTATAACAATTTCCTTGATAACAAACGAACTAATCATAAATAGCGTAAAATATGGAAAAGATATCAATGGCCATGTCAACATAAACATCACCTTCTTCGTCGAAGCAGAAAAAGCCATGCTTATCATTTCCGATAGGGGATTGGGTTTTTCCGATACATTCGACCCTCACAAAAGTACTTCATTGGGGATGCAACTGATACTTACCCTTGTCGCACAGATAGGTGGAGAGATCGATATATCGAACAGTAATGGAGCGGTAGTGACAATCCTCTTTCCCCTTGAAGAATAG
- a CDS encoding DEAD/DEAH box helicase: MSQLGTPKGIEGLSLFHPLIARWFRDTYPSPTPIQRQSWPAIAAGDHCLITAPTGSGKTLTAFLWAIDGLVTGRLPEDRLSVLYISPLKALGSDVQKNLIVPIEALRLRFREQGERFPDIRVMTRSGDTPQSERRSMLRHQPEILITTPESFTIMMLSEGGRTLFGSLSCVILDEIHSLYGTKRGVLLMSMVEQAALEWGEFQRIALTATVRPAEAVAAFIGGYRMIGRESNIEHRQRPVRICTAPLTKRYDLSVRSPELLPDTGSGMLSQGAQQDSIWRGMAAEIFRLTERYRSTLVFANSRRLVEKIARLMNEIAGKRIAYAHHGSLSKEIRLTVESRLKRGELKAIIATNSLELGIDVGELDLVVLIQTPFTISSAIQKAGRAGHQVDAVSRAILFPSHGIDIASSAAMIETMQNHEIESLRPMRNPLDILAQIILSLTAIKDRTVESLFNSIRTAEPFANLPRRLFDLVVEMLTGKYEGTRIRELRPRLFLDESKGLLSPAKGLRYLLYLSGGTIPDRGQYNMKLADGMNNIGTLDEEFVWERSVGDRFELGTQTWEIRSIDHNNVVVMPTNAPPNIIPFWRAEDRSRDFTFSRAILRLFDHVQTKGTTKEEWGLDETSATRLLRFLTRQREQTGAPLPGEHRIIVEHIAESFGPEGLQRIVLHTFWGAAVNRPLALLIEGFWKNRFGYTPRTIASNDAILIIVPDDARMAPYLPMLATLPLEETIRERLENSALFGAFFRENAGRALLLPRQSFGKRMPLWFTRLRSRKLLQAVFELADFPIMIETWRSCLQDYFDLANLAMVLEELADGVTEICEVRTAIPSPFCDGLVWRQINLFMYADDTPEASGKSGLEDEFIDHLLNGPDRLAPIDPSLVRELNEKLQRTAEGYAPADPQELLRWIDERVIIPEDQYQRLIDAVAAESGMDRDEILNSIDGKLRLLYSERGLVTHRCHEHQYKRLIHPETMTAALSELFRFYGPLTAEEIDMIAPVPADQRNEAIAKLLSRGDLVKARICLDVPGQQLCDKENLERLLRMRRYKQRRFVKPMASSLIVPFMASHQGMLDRGTGTDELASRIDSLLGYRLPAEALEDWILPARMSPYYHEWIDAISQSHELSWFGAGKKQIFLAYPEQTELFSNSEAAERKTPLPFPVDGGRGRYTFFDLKEASGLDSAELTQRLWELVWETQIANDSFAALRNGINTHFKAAPLSENRPRYRSHGAYHQWRNSRPLAGNWYLLGGKKRKEDPLDREERVREKIFTLSDRYGVLAKPLLDRETESFQWKELLPSLRRMELSGEMIGGYFFRGLGGIQFVLSQTIQELRSWQGRELDEVFWMNAVDPASPCGLSIEELPYERPSRKRSNFLVFHGSRLVLTLEHSGRSMTLKAPPGAPEIQRYLGIFKDLAQRDIRPTHSLVVETINAFPADQSPFANDMETFGFMPTIKGLRYDPRAAKARG, from the coding sequence ATGTCTCAGCTTGGTACCCCCAAGGGGATAGAGGGATTGTCTCTGTTTCACCCGCTCATAGCCCGATGGTTCCGGGATACCTATCCCTCGCCAACCCCGATTCAGAGGCAAAGCTGGCCGGCTATCGCGGCCGGGGATCATTGTCTCATCACGGCCCCCACAGGGAGCGGAAAAACCTTAACCGCATTTCTCTGGGCCATCGACGGCTTGGTAACAGGGCGGCTTCCGGAGGATAGACTCTCCGTACTTTACATCTCTCCCCTCAAAGCCCTCGGCAGCGATGTTCAAAAAAACCTCATAGTTCCAATCGAGGCCTTACGCCTCAGGTTCCGTGAGCAAGGGGAGCGCTTTCCCGATATTCGCGTCATGACCCGCAGCGGGGATACCCCCCAAAGCGAACGACGGAGCATGCTCCGCCACCAGCCGGAAATCCTGATAACCACTCCCGAATCTTTTACCATCATGATGCTCTCGGAGGGAGGCAGGACCCTTTTCGGCTCCCTCTCTTGTGTCATTCTTGATGAAATCCATTCGCTTTACGGAACCAAGCGAGGAGTACTGCTTATGTCGATGGTGGAGCAGGCAGCCCTTGAGTGGGGAGAATTCCAGCGAATAGCCCTGACGGCAACGGTCCGCCCGGCTGAAGCGGTAGCCGCCTTCATCGGTGGGTACCGGATGATCGGTCGGGAAAGCAACATAGAACACCGACAGCGGCCGGTACGAATCTGCACTGCCCCCCTTACAAAACGATACGACCTCTCCGTCCGCAGTCCCGAACTGCTGCCCGACACGGGAAGCGGGATGCTTTCCCAGGGGGCACAGCAGGATTCGATATGGCGGGGAATGGCCGCCGAAATCTTCCGCCTAACCGAAAGATATCGTTCCACCCTCGTCTTTGCAAACAGCCGTCGTCTTGTCGAGAAAATTGCACGCCTGATGAACGAGATTGCGGGAAAGCGCATCGCCTACGCCCATCACGGCAGCCTCTCAAAGGAGATCAGGCTGACGGTGGAATCACGCCTCAAGCGGGGTGAGTTGAAAGCGATCATTGCCACAAACTCCCTCGAGCTCGGCATCGATGTCGGAGAACTCGACCTCGTCGTGCTTATTCAAACACCCTTTACCATCTCGTCGGCGATCCAAAAAGCAGGTCGTGCCGGTCATCAGGTCGATGCGGTCAGCCGGGCAATCCTCTTTCCCAGTCACGGTATCGATATTGCGTCAAGCGCAGCCATGATCGAGACCATGCAAAACCATGAAATCGAAAGCCTGCGGCCAATGCGCAATCCCCTTGATATTCTCGCGCAAATCATCCTTTCGCTGACGGCGATAAAAGACAGAACCGTTGAATCACTTTTCAACAGCATCAGAACAGCCGAACCTTTTGCAAACCTGCCTCGGCGCCTTTTTGATCTTGTCGTCGAAATGCTGACTGGAAAATATGAGGGAACCAGAATTCGGGAGCTGCGGCCCCGACTCTTTCTGGACGAATCAAAAGGACTACTCTCCCCCGCAAAAGGACTCCGCTATCTTCTCTATCTCTCAGGCGGAACCATCCCCGATCGGGGGCAATACAATATGAAGCTTGCCGACGGCATGAACAATATCGGTACCCTTGACGAGGAGTTTGTCTGGGAGCGATCGGTGGGAGATCGATTTGAACTGGGTACTCAGACCTGGGAGATTAGAAGCATCGATCACAACAACGTCGTTGTTATGCCGACCAATGCTCCTCCGAATATCATTCCATTCTGGAGGGCTGAAGATCGCAGTCGTGACTTCACCTTTTCGCGGGCAATCCTCCGACTCTTTGATCACGTTCAGACAAAAGGGACTACCAAGGAGGAATGGGGGCTTGATGAGACTTCTGCCACCCGCCTTCTGCGCTTTCTTACCCGTCAAAGAGAACAGACAGGAGCTCCCTTGCCGGGAGAACATCGCATCATTGTCGAACATATCGCCGAATCCTTTGGGCCGGAAGGCTTGCAGCGGATTGTGCTTCACACCTTCTGGGGGGCGGCGGTCAACAGGCCCCTTGCACTTCTGATCGAGGGGTTCTGGAAGAATCGTTTCGGTTACACACCGAGAACCATCGCTTCAAACGATGCAATCCTTATCATCGTGCCTGATGATGCAAGAATGGCCCCGTATCTCCCCATGCTTGCAACCCTTCCCTTGGAAGAAACAATCAGAGAACGGCTTGAAAATAGTGCATTGTTCGGGGCCTTTTTCAGAGAGAATGCGGGAAGAGCTTTGTTGCTGCCTCGTCAAAGCTTCGGAAAACGAATGCCGCTCTGGTTTACGCGACTGCGGTCGCGTAAATTGCTTCAGGCGGTCTTCGAGCTTGCAGATTTCCCTATCATGATCGAAACATGGCGGAGTTGTCTGCAGGATTACTTTGACCTTGCCAACCTTGCCATGGTACTGGAAGAGCTTGCCGACGGTGTAACCGAAATATGTGAGGTGCGAACGGCAATTCCTTCTCCATTTTGCGATGGACTGGTTTGGCGGCAGATTAATCTCTTTATGTATGCCGACGACACACCGGAAGCCTCGGGTAAAAGCGGATTGGAGGATGAGTTCATTGACCATCTGCTCAACGGCCCCGATCGACTCGCGCCCATCGATCCCTCTTTGGTTCGAGAACTCAATGAGAAACTCCAGAGAACCGCAGAAGGCTATGCTCCTGCCGATCCGCAGGAACTGTTGCGCTGGATTGACGAGCGAGTCATCATTCCGGAAGATCAATACCAGCGGCTCATCGATGCCGTTGCCGCGGAGAGTGGGATGGACAGGGATGAAATTCTCAACTCGATCGACGGAAAGCTGCGACTGCTCTATTCGGAAAGAGGATTGGTTACCCACCGCTGCCATGAGCATCAATATAAACGTCTGATACATCCCGAGACCATGACTGCGGCACTTTCGGAACTATTCCGGTTTTACGGTCCGCTGACCGCAGAGGAAATCGACATGATTGCCCCTGTCCCGGCCGACCAGCGGAATGAAGCAATCGCCAAATTATTATCGAGGGGCGATCTTGTAAAGGCACGAATATGCCTCGATGTCCCCGGGCAGCAGCTTTGCGACAAGGAAAACCTTGAGCGTCTCTTGAGAATGCGACGGTACAAGCAACGTCGCTTTGTGAAACCGATGGCATCATCCCTGATAGTGCCCTTTATGGCCTCACATCAGGGAATGCTTGACCGGGGTACGGGGACTGATGAGCTTGCGAGCAGAATCGATTCGCTTCTTGGATACAGGCTTCCTGCCGAAGCACTTGAAGACTGGATCCTGCCGGCAAGAATGTCTCCATACTACCATGAATGGATCGATGCCATCTCCCAAAGTCATGAATTATCATGGTTCGGCGCAGGGAAAAAACAGATATTCCTTGCCTACCCCGAACAGACGGAGCTGTTTTCAAATTCTGAGGCGGCAGAAAGAAAAACGCCTCTCCCATTTCCAGTCGATGGAGGTAGAGGACGCTATACCTTTTTCGACCTAAAAGAAGCCAGTGGACTCGATTCGGCAGAACTTACGCAACGGCTCTGGGAACTGGTATGGGAAACACAGATTGCCAACGACTCCTTTGCAGCATTGCGAAACGGTATTAATACACATTTCAAGGCCGCTCCGCTCTCCGAGAACAGGCCTCGTTACCGCTCTCACGGAGCCTACCACCAATGGAGAAATTCCAGACCGCTTGCCGGTAATTGGTATCTTCTTGGTGGAAAAAAGAGAAAAGAAGATCCCCTCGATCGGGAAGAAAGGGTACGGGAGAAAATTTTCACGCTTAGCGACCGTTACGGAGTGCTTGCCAAGCCCCTGCTCGATCGGGAAACAGAGTCGTTTCAGTGGAAAGAGTTGCTCCCAAGCCTCAGGAGGATGGAACTCTCGGGAGAGATGATCGGCGGATACTTTTTTCGAGGCCTCGGCGGTATACAATTTGTTCTGAGTCAAACGATCCAGGAATTACGTTCCTGGCAGGGAAGGGAACTTGATGAAGTCTTCTGGATGAATGCCGTCGATCCAGCCTCCCCCTGTGGTCTGTCCATAGAGGAGTTGCCCTATGAACGTCCATCGAGGAAGCGTTCCAACTTTCTTGTATTTCACGGGTCTCGCCTTGTCCTCACCCTCGAACATAGCGGACGATCGATGACATTGAAGGCCCCTCCGGGAGCACCAGAGATTCAGCGCTACCTGGGGATCTTTAAAGACCTCGCACAGAGAGATATTCGTCCGACACACTCTCTTGTGGTCGAAACCATCAATGCATTCCCGGCCGACCAAAGTCCCTTCGCCAACGATATGGAGACCTTTGGCTTTATGCCGACAATCAAAGGCTTACGATATGATCCGCGAGCCGCGAAAGCTAGAGGATAG
- a CDS encoding carbon starvation CstA family protein, protein MTTLVLVVALAIYLIFYFSFGKGLQTKLLKSQEAPAAPSQRLSDGVDYIPTSKYVLFGHHFASIAGAGPIVGPAIAIAWGWLPGLLWIWFGNIFIGAIHDYLALTASVRYDGRSVQFVAQELIGKKAGKSFGWFILFLCFLVVAAFGDIVAGQFAGDGAVASTFFLFCASAIVLGILMYRTKLPMIISTLIGIVLLIASFVIGKHVGISASKDVWFLVIFIYIIIASSLPVNILLQPRDYLNSFLLYFGLITGAIGAILSAKGFDSVPVFTSFSAKVIGGKPSPFWPTVPLVIACGALSGFHALIASGTSSKQLRDEKDGLFVGYGAMLTEGFLATISVIAIAAFGVQALGEGKVLATPPLARFTASYGAMVASAMPFFTAKFMKLFAAIWVSSFALTTLDTTNRLGRYIVSELSLPAKEKRPGLYKFFNNKWVGSLVVAFFGIGLAWSGNYTILWPAFSGANQLIASIVMLTVAMWVKKELNEKYTNLVFIPAVFLWITVTAAIIWYQIAIVPAHFADPANIKNLITGTLVGLMNIIMIIINIAMVVTFFKNFGKDKAVKA, encoded by the coding sequence ATGACAACTCTGGTTCTTGTAGTTGCCTTGGCGATCTACCTGATTTTCTATTTCTCATTCGGTAAAGGGCTTCAAACGAAGTTGCTCAAATCTCAAGAAGCACCTGCAGCCCCTTCGCAGAGGCTCTCGGATGGCGTGGACTATATTCCGACAAGCAAATATGTCCTTTTCGGCCATCACTTTGCATCCATCGCAGGAGCAGGTCCCATCGTTGGTCCCGCAATTGCCATTGCCTGGGGATGGCTTCCCGGCCTTCTGTGGATATGGTTTGGGAACATCTTCATCGGTGCTATTCATGACTATCTTGCGCTGACTGCCTCTGTTAGGTATGACGGACGCTCGGTACAGTTCGTTGCTCAGGAACTGATTGGCAAAAAGGCAGGAAAATCTTTCGGCTGGTTTATCCTTTTCCTATGCTTTCTTGTTGTTGCAGCGTTCGGTGATATCGTAGCAGGACAGTTTGCAGGAGATGGGGCTGTAGCATCAACCTTCTTTCTTTTTTGCGCCTCCGCCATTGTGCTCGGAATTCTGATGTATCGGACAAAGTTGCCGATGATCATAAGTACCCTTATCGGCATCGTTTTACTTATTGCCTCATTTGTCATTGGTAAACATGTTGGTATCTCGGCAAGTAAGGATGTCTGGTTTTTGGTTATTTTTATCTACATCATCATCGCCAGTTCCCTGCCGGTGAATATTCTTCTTCAGCCAAGAGACTACCTGAACAGTTTTCTCCTCTATTTCGGGCTGATTACCGGTGCAATCGGTGCAATCTTGTCGGCAAAAGGTTTTGATTCCGTACCTGTTTTTACAAGCTTCAGCGCCAAGGTTATCGGTGGTAAGCCATCGCCCTTTTGGCCTACCGTTCCCCTTGTTATCGCCTGCGGTGCCCTCTCCGGTTTTCACGCACTCATTGCCTCCGGTACCAGCAGTAAGCAGCTTCGTGATGAAAAAGACGGCCTCTTTGTCGGTTACGGTGCGATGCTGACCGAAGGCTTCCTTGCCACGATTTCCGTTATCGCCATTGCTGCTTTCGGTGTGCAGGCCCTCGGCGAAGGAAAGGTCCTCGCCACCCCGCCCTTGGCACGGTTTACTGCGAGCTACGGGGCAATGGTGGCATCTGCGATGCCCTTTTTCACGGCAAAATTTATGAAGCTGTTTGCCGCCATTTGGGTAAGTTCCTTTGCCCTCACCACCCTTGATACGACAAACCGTCTGGGACGATACATTGTCAGTGAACTCTCGCTTCCCGCAAAGGAGAAGCGTCCCGGCCTTTATAAGTTTTTCAACAACAAATGGGTAGGTTCCCTTGTCGTTGCATTCTTCGGTATCGGCCTTGCCTGGAGCGGAAACTACACCATCCTTTGGCCCGCATTTTCCGGCGCAAACCAGCTCATTGCTTCTATCGTCATGCTGACCGTGGCAATGTGGGTGAAAAAGGAGCTGAACGAGAAATATACCAATTTGGTATTTATTCCCGCGGTTTTTCTCTGGATAACCGTCACCGCCGCCATCATTTGGTACCAGATCGCGATCGTTCCCGCCCACTTTGCAGATCCTGCGAACATCAAGAACCTTATCACAGGGACCTTGGTCGGGCTCATGAATATCATCATGATCATCATCAACATCGCTATGGTCGTGACCTTTTTTAAGAATTTCGGAAAAGATAAAGCAGTGAAGGCCTAA
- a CDS encoding ArsA family ATPase, translating to MKRMLFFLGKGGVGKSTISSTAAYRLALNGYRILIISLDPAHNLGDIYEMELSDKRSSVIEGLDAIEIDLQHWVQYYLKSSRDEIISNYNYNLTINLDSYINILKYSPGTEEYAILWAIESLYDKWHDTYDYIVFDTPPTALTLRFLAMPSITRLWVGELSAMREKILKKRQTLTRLNPDAASLKGARKKEDDKVSLQLGAISSRLEKLYRLFTEESYVSVVINDDKLSIAESERIRTELGRLHITLNSLCLNKVLSLDDPHEAIERTFAEFPIFKFISIAGGITSRQQLGQIYIDDLIAHIQRKEIPQ from the coding sequence ATGAAGCGGATGCTTTTTTTTCTGGGAAAGGGAGGGGTTGGAAAATCTACAATCTCTTCGACCGCCGCCTACCGGCTCGCCCTGAACGGCTACCGCATCCTCATTATCAGTCTGGATCCGGCTCATAATCTCGGTGATATCTATGAGATGGAACTTTCCGACAAGAGGAGCTCGGTTATTGAGGGGCTCGACGCCATAGAGATCGACCTCCAGCATTGGGTTCAGTACTACCTGAAAAGCAGTCGAGACGAGATCATCTCAAATTACAACTATAACCTTACCATCAATCTTGATTCCTATATCAATATCCTGAAATACTCTCCCGGAACCGAAGAGTACGCCATACTTTGGGCCATAGAAAGCCTCTACGATAAATGGCATGATACGTACGATTATATCGTCTTCGATACGCCGCCCACTGCCCTCACCCTGCGCTTTCTCGCTATGCCATCCATCACACGATTATGGGTTGGAGAGTTGAGTGCCATGCGGGAAAAAATACTCAAAAAACGGCAGACCCTTACCAGGCTCAACCCCGATGCGGCAAGCCTGAAGGGGGCACGTAAAAAAGAAGACGATAAGGTCTCACTGCAGCTGGGAGCCATTTCCTCGCGACTTGAAAAGCTTTATCGTCTTTTTACCGAGGAGAGCTATGTGTCGGTTGTCATCAACGACGACAAATTGAGTATTGCCGAATCGGAACGGATACGAACCGAGTTGGGAAGGCTTCATATCACCCTCAACAGTCTTTGTCTCAATAAAGTACTTTCACTGGATGATCCTCATGAGGCGATAGAGCGAACCTTCGCCGAATTTCCCATTTTTAAATTCATCTCAATCGCCGGAGGAATCACCTCCAGGCAGCAGCTTGGCCAAATCTATATCGACGACCTCATAGCCCATATACAAAGGAAGGAAATTCCGCAATGA